The genomic segment GCTGGCGGTGGGGTGGCCCGGTTGCCGCGGCTGCGGCTTTGGTGCATTGAGAGGACACAGCGGTGATTCCCGACGATCTGCGGTACACGGCGGAGCACGAGTGGGTGCGGGCTTCGGGCGACTCGGTGCGGGTGGGTATCACGCACTTCGCGCAGGACTCGCTGGGTGATGTGGTGTTCGTGGAGTTGCCGGAGGCGGGCACGGCGGTGTCGGCCGGGCAGGCGGTGGGTGAGATCGAGTCGACCAAGAGCGTCTCGGATGTGTACTCGCCGGTGTCGGGGACGGTGACGGCGCGCAACGAGGCGTTGGGGGATTCGCCGGACCTGATCAACCGTGAGCCGTACGGCGAGGGTTGGATGCTGGAGATCGAGGTGTCGGATTCGGCGGAGCTGGACGGGCTGCTGGATGCGGCGGCGTACCGGAAGGTCACCGGCGAAGGCTGAGGTGCCGCGGGTGCCGGGCCGCGCGTAGTGTTGGGGCTGCTGGTTGGTTCCGGCGTGGGTCGGGTCCGTCCGGTGCAGGCGGTGGCTGGTTGCGGGGCCACCGAGGATCGCGATGGTC from the Actinocatenispora thailandica genome contains:
- the gcvH gene encoding glycine cleavage system protein GcvH, coding for MIPDDLRYTAEHEWVRASGDSVRVGITHFAQDSLGDVVFVELPEAGTAVSAGQAVGEIESTKSVSDVYSPVSGTVTARNEALGDSPDLINREPYGEGWMLEIEVSDSAELDGLLDAAAYRKVTGEG